CGGGAGGAGGCTTCCCAGATCATGGATCGGCTGCAGAAAGGCGAACGGCTCGAGCACTTCGAGACGGTGCGGCTCCGCAAGGACGGCACGCGGGTCGAGGTGGCGGTCACCGGTTCCCACCTCCGGGACCTCGACGGCCGACCGCTCGGGTACTCGTGGATCGCTCAAGACGTCACGGCGAGGAAGGCGGCCGAGGCGGCGATGCGGGCGAGCGAGGCCCGATTCCGCGCGGTCGTCGATTCGGGCATGCTGGCCACCTTCTTCTGGGAGGAGGGGGGCCGGGTGTACGACGCCAACGACGCCTTCCTGAAACTCGTCGGCTATACACGCGACGAGATGCGCGCGGGCCTCCTGTCCTGGGTCGAGATGAGCCCGCCGGAGGCTCGCGACGGGGACCTGAACGCCCTCGCCGAGATCGCCATGACGGGCCGGTGCGTCCCTTACGAGAAGGAATACATCCGCAAGGACGGCGGTCGGGTGCCGATCCTGCTCGGGGCCGCCGGCCTCGACGGGGCGGCCCGGGGGGTCGCGTTCGCGATCGATCAGACGGTGCGCAAGCGGGCCGAGGAACGGCAGGCGCGCGACGCCCAGATCCTGGCCGGCGTCCGCGACTCGGTCGTCGTGACCGACTCGGACGGCCTCGTGACCTACTGGAACGACGGGGCGACGCGGCTGTACGGGTGGACCGCCGGGGAATTGGTCGGGAGATCGGTGCTCGACCGCGTCCCCGAGGGGCCGCCCCGCGAGTCCGCCCGCGATCGCCTCCGGGCCGTGGGACTTCAAGGCGAGTTCCAGGGAGAATACGAGGACTACCGCAAGGACGGCTCGCGGATCTGGGTCGAGTATCGAAGCAGCCTGATCGCCGACGGCGGCCTCGAGTCGATGAGCCACCTGGGCGTGGCTCGCGAGATCACCACGCGGAAGGACGCCGAGACGGCGCTCCAGGCGAGCGAAAGCCGATACCGGACGTTGATCGCGGCCACCACCGCCATCGTCTGGAACACCCCGGCGTCCGGGGAGATCGAGACGGAGCAGGCGTGGGGGGATTTTACAGGGCAAGCATTCGCAGAATACCGGGGCTGGGGGTGGCTGGACGCCGTCCACGCGGACGACCGGGAGGCGACCGCCCACGCTTGGAGCACGGCGGTTGCGGAACGGACCGTATATCAGGTCGCGCACCGACTCCGCCGGGCCGACGGCGTGTATCGCCAGATGAACGTCCGCGGGGTGCCGATCATGGACCCCGGCGGGGGGATCCGGGAATGGGTCGGCATCCACACCGACGTGACCGACCAGCAGCGAGCCGAGGCGGACCTCCGGCTGAGGGACCGGGCGATCAGGGCGGTCGGCCAGGGGATCGTGATCGCCGACGCCGACCGGCCCGACGACCCGATCATCTACGTCAGCCCCGGATTCGAGCGCCTGACGGGGTACGACTCGGAGGAGGTCCTCGGCCGCAACTGCCGGTTCCTCCAGGGCGAGGACACCGATCCGGCCGCGGTCGACCGGCTCCGGGAAGCGATCCGCGGCGGCGAGCCCTGCACCGTCGAGCTGTTGAACTATCGCAAGGACGGCTCATCCTTCTGGAACGAGCTGTCAATATCCCCGGTCCGGGACGCGGCCGGCCGTTTGATCCACTTCGTCGGGGTCTCGGTGGAAGTGACGACTCGGCGCGTCCTGGAGGAGCGGTTCCGACGGGCGACGCAACGGCTGGAGCACGTCGTGGCCTCCAGCCCCGCCATCCTCTTCACCTCGTCGGTCGCCGGCGACCGAATCCAGGAGTTCACGTGGATCAGCGAGAGCCTGCTGGAGGTGCTCGGCTATCGACCGGACGCCGCCATGAGGCCGGGCTGGTGGGCGGAGAACATCCACCCGGAAGATCGGGGGAGGATCCTCGCCGATCTGCACGGCGAGTTGTTCTTGCGGGGGCGGAACGACCAGGAATACCGCTTCCGGCACGGCGACGGG
The DNA window shown above is from Paludisphaera mucosa and carries:
- a CDS encoding PAS domain S-box protein encodes the protein MTAAPRILIVEDSADDAEVMMHELSRGEIAPVWMRVESAGEMGAALATAPWDVVLSDYSLPGFGAVEALALCREADPDLPFVVVSGTIGEQRAVEMMRAGAADYLLKGNLVRLSATIDREVREVENRRARRRAERAASLLASVVESSGDAILSKSIDGLITSWNPAAERLYGWTAAEAVGRHISLIVPPEGREEASQIMDRLQKGERLEHFETVRLRKDGTRVEVAVTGSHLRDLDGRPLGYSWIAQDVTARKAAEAAMRASEARFRAVVDSGMLATFFWEEGGRVYDANDAFLKLVGYTRDEMRAGLLSWVEMSPPEARDGDLNALAEIAMTGRCVPYEKEYIRKDGGRVPILLGAAGLDGAARGVAFAIDQTVRKRAEERQARDAQILAGVRDSVVVTDSDGLVTYWNDGATRLYGWTAGELVGRSVLDRVPEGPPRESARDRLRAVGLQGEFQGEYEDYRKDGSRIWVEYRSSLIADGGLESMSHLGVAREITTRKDAETALQASESRYRTLIAATTAIVWNTPASGEIETEQAWGDFTGQAFAEYRGWGWLDAVHADDREATAHAWSTAVAERTVYQVAHRLRRADGVYRQMNVRGVPIMDPGGGIREWVGIHTDVTDQQRAEADLRLRDRAIRAVGQGIVIADADRPDDPIIYVSPGFERLTGYDSEEVLGRNCRFLQGEDTDPAAVDRLREAIRGGEPCTVELLNYRKDGSSFWNELSISPVRDAAGRLIHFVGVSVEVTTRRVLEERFRRATQRLEHVVASSPAILFTSSVAGDRIQEFTWISESLLEVLGYRPDAAMRPGWWAENIHPEDRGRILADLHGELFLRGRNDQEYRFRHGDGGYRWMRADLRLVRDATGRPLEVVGSWADVTERKSLEEQFQQAQKMDAFGQLAAGVAHDFNNLLTIINGYSDLLLQSLPQGDPSRNLVAEIYKAGERSAGLTRQLLAFSRQQVLATRVIDLNEVVTDTEKMLRRLIGEDVRLTAALGSEPRPVRADPGQVEQVLLNLAVNARDAMPEGGRLTIETRNVELDEAYVRTHGAARAGPHVLLSVADTGSGIPPELMAKVFEPFFTTKEPGKGTGLGLATVYGIVKQSGGHVAVYSEVGVGTTFKVYLPRVEPASTGPKSPSPILPPPPGTETVLLAEDEAAVRSLTRYVLAQCGYRVLEASDGDDAVRVAAGYDGPIDLLVTDVVMPGSGGRAVAERMAERRPGIRVLYVSGYTDDAVIRHGVLREGADFLQKPFTPIALAFKVRAVLDRDGAEGARSVGGDGG